The genome window GGCCTATAGAAGTCACTCTGACAAACCGCGATAATATGCTGTTTAGAATGCTGTTGGGTCGAACCGCTATGACCGCCGGCAATCTTATTGTCAATCCTGCCATGTCATTTATGACTGGCCAAAGTGTTCAGGAGCATGATGAACAGCCTGTTAAAGAATTTTTTGATGGAGAAAGCTGATGAAAATCGCCGTTCTTTCTCGTAACCCCAAGTTATATTCAACGCGTAGACTGGTTGAGGCAGCAGAGGCGCGAGGTCATGAAGTACATGTATTGGACGTACTTCGATGCTACATGAACATTACCTCGCTAAAACCTGAAGTGCATTACAAAGGGGAAATTCTGACAGGTTATGATGCTGTCATTCCACGAATTGGTGCATCCGTCACTTTTTATGGCACAGCGGTGCTTCGTCAATTTGAAATGATGAATGTTTATCCGCTTAATGAGTCAGTGGCTATCAGCCGCTCACGAGATAAATTGCGCGCGCTTCAATTATTATCCAGAAAAGGCATTGGTTTGCCAGTGACAGGCTTTGCGCATCGTCCGGATGATGTAGACGACTTAATAAAAATGGTCGGTGGCGCGCCTTTGGTGATTAAGTTGCTGGAGGGGACACAAGGTATTGGTGTGGTACTGGCCGAAACTGAAAAAGCCGCGGAAAGTGTTATTGAAGCCTTCATGGGCATGAAAGCCAATATCCTGGTGCAGGAATTTATCAAGGAAGCGGGCGGCGCCGATATTCGCTGTTTTGTGGTGGGGGATAAAGTCGTTGCATCCATGAAACGCCAGGGTAAGGAAGGCGAGTTTCGTTCTAATCTGCATCGTGGTGGTAGTGCTAACTTGATCCGTATTTCACCCTTAGAGCGAGCCACGGCTGTGCGTGCTGCGAAAACTATGGGCTTGAATGTCTGTGGTGTCGATTTACTGCGTTCAAATCACGGTCCGGTTGTGATGGAAGTGAATTCATCACCGGGACTGGAAGGTATTGAGAACGCAACCGGTAAAGATATTGCCAGCATGATCATCGATTTTATCGAGAGAAATGCCCGTTCTGGTAAAACAAAAACCCGGGGTCGAGGCTAAGCGCATGTCTGACGTTTTAGTTCTGGCTGGCGAGGAAGTCAGATTAGGGCAAAGTAAGATTATCGATGTGCCTTTGCCTGACCTTTATATGCAGACTGCGTTGAGCATGCCTGTGCACGTCATACGTGGGCGTCGCAAAGGCCCGATTCTGTTTGTATCAGCCGCCGTGCATGGTGACGAAATCAATGGCGTTGAAATTATTCGCAGGTTGGTGAAAAGTAAGAGTTTAAAAGGTCTGAAAGGCACCATCATCGCGATTCCCGTGGTCAATGTGTATGGCTTTCTCAATCAATCCCGCTACTTACCTGACAGACGCGATCTTAATCGCTGTTTTCCTGGTTCGGATGAAGGCTCGCTGGCTGCCCGGTTAGCCGACTCATTTATGAAAGAAGTTGTGAGTCAGTGTACGCATGGTATCGATCTCCATACCGCTGCCATTCATCGCGATAATTTACCTCAGATACGAGCTGACTTATCCAATCCTGACGTAGAAATGATGGCTCATGCTTTTGATGCACCTGTGGTAGTGAACTCGAGTCTGATTCAGGGGTCACTACGTTATGCGGCCGCTTCATATGATGTGCCAGTCATCGTGTATGAAGCTGGTGAAGCTTTACGATTTAATGAAATGGCAATCAGGGCTGGCGTGAAAGGCGTCTTGGCTATGATGCGTCACATTGGTATGTTGGCAACGACTCGACACAAAAAACGTCAACACGAGCCATTTGTCGCTCGAAGCAGTGTTTGGGTCAGAGCGCCGGAAAGTGGCATCTTCAGAATGCTGGTGCCCATGGGCGCCAGTGTGAACAAAGGAGATTTACTAGGCATGGTGGCTGCTCCCTATGGTAAAGGGGATTCTGAAACAGAGGTGCTGGCGAGCAGTTCAGGTATCGTCATCGGCCGTACCAATATTCCACTAGTGAATGAGGGAGAGGCCTTGTTTCATATCGCAAGGTTTAACAAACCGGACGAAGTGGCTGATAGTGTGCTGGCTTTTCATACGGATTTGGATCCAGCAACAGATACCGCAGTGCCTGATGAATTACCGATAATTTGAGCAGGTGTCACTTTGATGTCATCTCGCCAATGTAATAATTGAAATAATTCTTTGCTTTTTCATTGCAAACTAGTGAAAATCGCGCCCTTTAACTAACCAAGACGGGAATAATCGTCAATGCAGAAAACGCCTTTTCCTACTATCGATAACGAGCTGGATTTAAGTACTGAATGGAGTGCTGAACATAGTGCTCGTTTATATGGAGTCAGGGACTGGGGAAGTGACTATTTTGATGTGTCTGAAGATGGCAATGCGGTTGTCAGCGTGCAGTTTGGTGAGAAAACCATACAAGTGCCCATCATCGATATCGTCAATGGCATGCGTGAACGTGGGCTGGATATGCCGGCCGTTTTACGCATTGAAAATCTGCTCGAT of Methylophaga marina contains these proteins:
- the rimK gene encoding 30S ribosomal protein S6--L-glutamate ligase translates to MKIAVLSRNPKLYSTRRLVEAAEARGHEVHVLDVLRCYMNITSLKPEVHYKGEILTGYDAVIPRIGASVTFYGTAVLRQFEMMNVYPLNESVAISRSRDKLRALQLLSRKGIGLPVTGFAHRPDDVDDLIKMVGGAPLVIKLLEGTQGIGVVLAETEKAAESVIEAFMGMKANILVQEFIKEAGGADIRCFVVGDKVVASMKRQGKEGEFRSNLHRGGSANLIRISPLERATAVRAAKTMGLNVCGVDLLRSNHGPVVMEVNSSPGLEGIENATGKDIASMIIDFIERNARSGKTKTRGRG
- a CDS encoding succinylglutamate desuccinylase/aspartoacylase family protein, with the protein product MSDVLVLAGEEVRLGQSKIIDVPLPDLYMQTALSMPVHVIRGRRKGPILFVSAAVHGDEINGVEIIRRLVKSKSLKGLKGTIIAIPVVNVYGFLNQSRYLPDRRDLNRCFPGSDEGSLAARLADSFMKEVVSQCTHGIDLHTAAIHRDNLPQIRADLSNPDVEMMAHAFDAPVVVNSSLIQGSLRYAAASYDVPVIVYEAGEALRFNEMAIRAGVKGVLAMMRHIGMLATTRHKKRQHEPFVARSSVWVRAPESGIFRMLVPMGASVNKGDLLGMVAAPYGKGDSETEVLASSSGIVIGRTNIPLVNEGEALFHIARFNKPDEVADSVLAFHTDLDPATDTAVPDELPII